CGGCCTTGTGCAGGCATTCAACATACTCGGCATCGGGTCGGGCATCCCAGGTAATCCCACTGCCCACCCCCAGGCTGATCCGGCCGGTCTGTTTGTTTAGCACCAAGGTGCGGATGGCAACTGAAAAGGCCATTTCACCCCCGGGAGCCAGATAGCCGATGGTACCGCAGTAGATCCCGCGCGGTTGACCTTCGATTTCAGCAATCAACTCCATGCTGCGGCGCTTGGGAGCACCGGTGACCGACCCGCAGGGGAACAGGGCCCTGAACAGCTCCAGCAGGCCGATATCCTGCTTCAGTTGTGCGGTAATGGTGGAGGTCATCTGATGCACCGTGGGATAGGTCTCTACCTCAAACAACCTCTCGGTCTGCACCGTGCCGGTCCGGGCCACCTGCCCCAGGTCGTTGCGCAGCAGGTCAACGATCATCAGGTTCTCGGCCTGCTCCTTCATATCCTGCTGCAGCTGTTCTTGCAGGGCCCGGTCTTCAGCAGGAAAGCGTCCGCGGGGGGCGGTCCCTTTCATCGGCCTGGTGGTGATCAGACCATCCTTGATATTGAAGAACAGCTCTGGTGAAGCAGAGATGATCGTGTGGCTGCCGATATCCAGAAAGGCGCCAAAGGCCGGTTGCTGGGCCAGTAACAGGCTGCGATAGAGCTGTCGCGGATCACCCTGCCACTGCCCCTGCAGTGGAAAGGTGTGGTTGATCTGATAGGTCTCACCCTGCTCAATCGCCGTGTGAATCCGGCTGATGGCAATCCCGTAGTCGGCCGGACTGCAGGCAGGCTGGAGTTCCGGTGTGGCAGTCGTATGGTCCGGCAGGCCATCCCCCGCTGTTACGCAATGGCGCTCCCTGAACAGGCTGAACCAGGCCAGCGGCAGGCCGGCGCGGGGTGGCAGCGACGGCAGGTGCGGGTTTAATGCCCGGGCGGCCTCATAGACCACAAATCCCACGGCATACAGCCCCTGCCGGGTGGCTGCCTCGGCCTGCTCAAGTACTGATTGCACCTGATCAGAGGTCTCGGCAATCAGGGTACGGATGTGGCCGTCAAAGCGCCAGGATGCGCTGAAACGGTCTGCGCTGCAGGAGTCCAGCAGTATGGTAGGGCAGGTGTCAGGCATGTTTAATCCTGCGTCTTAGATCATCATAGACACCTTCAAGGTTGTGCATGATTTCGTGGTTGGTATAGCGAACAACCGTAAGGCCATAAGCTTCCAATTTTCTGGTACGCTCAGCATCATATTCAACAGCCTCTGCATGGCTGTCACCATCAATTTCAATTACGAGTTGCAAGTCAGAGCAGTAGAAATCGACGATATAGCCCCCGATCGGTTTTTGGCGGGTGAATTTGTAGTTAAAAAACTGCTTGTTGCGTAGAAGTTCCTGCCACATTTTCTGTTCAGCCACTGTCGGGTTCTTACGGTTATTCCGTGCAAGGCTAGTAAGCGTTGTCTTGTACTGCAGGAAACCCACCCCCCGCCCTCCCTTGTCAGGGAGGGGGCTAACAGCACATCCAATATGCTTCCCCCCTGACAAGGGGGGATTGAGGGGGGTTGCTTTTTGCATCAGTGCTGTTCGCCTTTCCACTTCCGTTTCAACCAGTTACTGAAATCATCCAGATAGGTGTACATCACCGGCACTACAATCAGGGTCAGCACGGATGAGGTGATCAGCCCCCCCACCACGGCGCGGGCCATCGGCGCCCGGCCTTCGCCACCGGCACCGATACCGAAGAAGAGCGGAAGCATGCCGAAGATCAT
Above is a window of Trichlorobacter lovleyi SZ DNA encoding:
- the pabB gene encoding aminodeoxychorismate synthase component I; the protein is MPDTCPTILLDSCSADRFSASWRFDGHIRTLIAETSDQVQSVLEQAEAATRQGLYAVGFVVYEAARALNPHLPSLPPRAGLPLAWFSLFRERHCVTAGDGLPDHTTATPELQPACSPADYGIAISRIHTAIEQGETYQINHTFPLQGQWQGDPRQLYRSLLLAQQPAFGAFLDIGSHTIISASPELFFNIKDGLITTRPMKGTAPRGRFPAEDRALQEQLQQDMKEQAENLMIVDLLRNDLGQVARTGTVQTERLFEVETYPTVHQMTSTITAQLKQDIGLLELFRALFPCGSVTGAPKRRSMELIAEIEGQPRGIYCGTIGYLAPGGEMAFSVAIRTLVLNKQTGRISLGVGSGITWDARPDAEYVECLHKAAFLKPRPQPRLLESLLLEDGNYPRLEQHLERLGWSAARLGYCCDREQIRQALLAHAAGTTGQHKTRLLLAQDSTFQIESALLLQIQQPLKLALATTFVDPTDLLLYLKTEQRQRYEQARQEQPEADEVLLCNNRGELTEGSFTNLVLKLDGRLVTPPLASGLLPGVMRQQLLEQGTIEEQVLYPQDLQRAEEIWLINSVRGWLRAELIKGARTC
- a CDS encoding endonuclease domain-containing protein translates to MQKATPLNPPLSGGKHIGCAVSPLPDKGGRGVGFLQYKTTLTSLARNNRKNPTVAEQKMWQELLRNKQFFNYKFTRQKPIGGYIVDFYCSDLQLVIEIDGDSHAEAVEYDAERTRKLEAYGLTVVRYTNHEIMHNLEGVYDDLRRRIKHA